The genomic segment TTCGGATAAGGCTCCACTTGATTCGGACGACCCATATAGCCAGCGAAATCGCCGGGTTGAGATCATGATTTTGACTCAGCAGGGCCAACACAAGCTGATGAAGCTATTTGATGAAAAAGATGGCGTTGAGACTCAGGGACAGATTCCAGCCGCAAGCAAGGGAACAGCGTAATTGATGACCCGGAGGTTGCTCCGGGTACCTTCTTCTGATCGGAGTCCCCTTGATCAGAGTAGCGGCTGACACAAGCATCCGGAAAAACCATCTCTGCTAAAATTACAGTTATCTTCCTTGATGGAAAGGATGACCATGGCTCCTGCTGCGAAGTTTTACTCTGTCCTGCTTACTATCTGCTGTCTTCTTATCTCTTCGTCTGCTTTATCAGGGATCCAAAAGGTGTCGGCGGCCGTAGGTGAGTGGCCCCCTACGTCAGTTGCAAAGATCAAATTCATGGGGTGCTGGTAGACATTGTACGTGCGGCTTACCATGAGGTTGGAGTTGAAGTAGAGTTTAAGTGTTTTCCCTGGGCCCGGGCGATGCAGCAGACCCAGGATGGAAGCATAGATATCACCTTCCCCTGGTCGAGAAATAAAGAGCGCGAAAAATTATTTCTCTACTCCTCAACTGTCATGTTAGGACAACATGTGCTGTTCCACCTTAAGAGCAGGAGCTTTCCTGAGCTCAATCAAAAAATTACCCTGGAGGGGCTCTCCCGGTATAAGGTGGGTGGAACCATAGGCTATTACTATGGGCCTATGATGAAGCAGTATGATGAACAGTTTGGGATCGAACGTGCGGTCTCTGATAAAAACAACCTGAAAAAGCTGGTCCGCGGTCGGATCGATCTCTTCATTGCCGAGTTTATGGTGGGTTATTACCTGATCTCGCAGCTACCCGATCATACCAGCGCCCTGCTCACCAATATCCCGGTCGCTTTGACCAGCCGAACCCTGCATCTTCTGGTGGGAAAGAAGGGAAAAAATCCAGATCAGGTGCTCTCCCTGTTTGAAAAAGGCCTCAAAGCGATCCGCGAAAATGGTACAGAGAAAAAGATCCTGGAAGAGAATGTATTGCCTGGCATGGCTCTGCCCCGGGTAGCAAAATGATAGCTTCATTTCACTTAAAGGTGTCCCCCATGATTCGTCCTTTAGCACTCATACTCTGCCTGCTATTCAGTCACATCAGTTTATCTAAAACAATATTTATCATTGAGAGCTATCATAGTGATTATCCCTGGGACATCAGCTATATGGAGGGGATCCGCCAGGAGCTGGGAGCTGACTACCGTTTGGAACGATTTCATATGAACACCAAACGGCTTCCTGAGTCTCAGTATCAACAGCAAGCTGACAGGGCCTGGGCCCGTTACCAGGAGCTGCAACCGGATCTGGTGATCCTGGCCGATGATAATGCCCTCAAGTACCTGTTCAGACGATTATCAAGCGTCCAGACTCCCGTGGTGTTTCTTGGGATCAATGGCAACCCTAACCCCATAGTATTGACCGCACCCAATCGAAATTTCACAGGTATTCTGGAGCGGCCGCTCTTCAAGCATTCAGCCGTTGCTTTGAAGGCTCTTTTAAAGCCTCGGCCCAAAAAATTGTTGATCCTGTTTGATGGGGGGCTGACCTCAAAAGTTGCGGTGTCACGGATCTTTGCCAAAAAATCCAAAGTTGAGGTATCGGGGATCAGCCTTGAACTTCGATTGATCCGGGACTTTGCCTCCTGGAAGAAGATCGTCGAGCACTCAAAGTCTGATGGCTATGATGCGATCATCATCGGCTTGTATCAGACCCTTGTTAATAGTCAGGGGCAACATGTTCCGGCACAACAGGTGATTCACTGGACCTCCAAGCATACCCCCCTGCCTCTTTTTAGTTACTGGAGATTCTCTGTTGGGCCTCAAAAAACCGCCGGGGGGCTGGTCCTTTCCGGAAAGGATCAGGGGCGCCAGGCGGGCATAGTAACAAGGCAGATCCTCGAACAGGGTGTACAACCCAAAGACGTCCCTCCCTACCCGGCAGAACGGGGTCAATATATATTCAGCCGCAGCCAGATGAAACAGTGGAATATTCGGGTACCAGATAAATTGCAGTCGCAAATTGAGTGGGTTGATTGAGTCAGAGCCCTACACCAAATCGACACAGCCTCTGCAGTTGAGATATCTTGCCAAGTGGCATACTATGTAAGTGTCAAATGGCAAGAGGTATGACAGATGCAAAAACGCACCTTTATTCCCAGTAAAGCGGTTATCCCACGGCTGTGGCGTGACGTCGGCCTTCCTGCCGGTCACGGGCTGAAGCTGGTGATGACCATCAATGACGGGCTGTCCTGTGATGTTCTGGATCGATTAAGTGAGGCCGTTGGGGAGCCTAAAGAAGCCATCTACAAGATGACCCAACTGAGCAAAAGAACCCTGGCCCGCCGCCTGGAGCAGGGAGTGCTCAAGCCCGATGAGAGCGATCGTGTGGTGCGCTTTATCCGGGTTTTTGATCGGGCCACTGAACTATTTAACGGCGATCGGGCCCTGGCGATGAACTGGCTCAAAGAACCCGCACGAGCCCTGGGTGGTAAAACTCCGGTTGAACTGATGACCAGCGAGTCTGGTGCAATCGAGGTTTTTGATCTCATCGGACGCATTGAGCATGGTGTGTTCTCGTGAAGGGCTACCGAATCGTTAAATCTGAATACCTCTCCAGTGCCTGGAGTGGTTACGGCGCCGAGCTGTACGGTGGCCGCTGGAACAGTAAGGGACATAAGGCGGTTTACTGCGCGACCTCGATCTCACTGGCGATGCTGGAGATCCTGGTGCATATCAACAGTGAGGCGTTGCTCAACGATTATGTCCTGCTTGAGATAGAGCTTACCGAAGATGATGTGATGGGACTGCACAGCAGTGATCTGCCGACAAGCTGGAATGCCGAGCCCGCCACAGAGGAGACCCAGGAGCTCGGCGATGAATGGTTACAAAGTCAGTTGTCAGTCGCCCTGCTGGTTCCCTCGGTGGTAGTTCCCCAGGAGATGAACCTGTTACTCAACCCTCTGCACCCAGAGTTTACCGGGATTATTCAAAAAGCCGCTCGCCTGCCGGTTCTGTTTGATCGCCGGTTAAAGGGAAATTAGCCAAGGCCTGGATTAAAAATTCAGGCAACCTGGCGGCTGATCTTCTATCCGGGTCAGTTGCCGGGTCACAAAGTAATCCCGACAAACCTGGCCTGTGCTGTCCAGCCAGGCACACTCAACATAGGCATTGCGTGATGAGAGCGCAGGAGAGCTTCTCAAGTCCTCGACAATAACCATGATGGGCCCGCCCTGCTTCAAGCGAACCTGTACCCCCTGCCCGAGCGATTGTGAGTCCTGGTCTGAAACCGCGAAGTGGCACAACCAGGAGGGTAATGGCCAGTCGCGGCGCATCCATGCCTTGATCTGATAGTATTCCAGTGGCTGTGATGCCTTTAAGCTGCTCATAGTACGTCCTCAGCAACATGACAGTAATAACCCTACATAAAGCATGCCATCTGGTGTATCTGAGCCTCTTTATCTCTATATAAATTGATCTCTTCCAGGATTGCGGGGCACCAGCCAGGAGGCAATGGCCGTTCCCTGCATTTTGCGATTCAAGGAATCCATCGAAAATAGTGCACCCAAGAAAGCCGGGGTGCTCATAGTCGAGGATATCGAGCTGACGAAAATACCAAAACTGCACCTGGTCGATTGATGCAAGATAGAGATGCACACCCTCGTGAGACTTGTCCTCTGCGAAGAGGGAGCGCCAAGACTTTGAGAATCGCGAGGAAGCCCATAGAGCAAACAGGAGATCAGCCAAATAGCCATGCCTTTTTACCTACACTCAAGATGGCCGTTGTTGTTCTCAACTTGGTCATTTGCTGGACAGGTTGAGTAATCCAGGGATGTTCCGTGCTTAACACCATCCGCATCTTGGCACCAGGCTGACATCAAATAGTGGTCAGTGACCTTGATATCACTACAGGTATTGGCGTAAGAGCCCTTAATCTGCATATCAGAGCAGGTTAGAGACCCATCCCTGTTAACCACTGCGCCGCTCACACCGCAATGGTTATCAACTGTGATAGATGACTGTATGTAGATATAGTATGGGTAGAATTCAATAGGGGCCTTACATGAAGCTTTAAGGAGTCCGGTGGATGAATCATAGGACTTATTAACGCATGAGTTGGCATAAGATCCGGTCGGTTTCTCCAGGTTTTTGTTGAAGTTGATCGTCATTGAAGACACATGATCTTTCAGCTCTGGGTTATTGAACCGGAAGTAGAACGGGCCTTTGGGCTGGTATATTGATGCAATTAG from the Dongshaea marina genome contains:
- a CDS encoding substrate-binding periplasmic protein, giving the protein MLVDIVRAAYHEVGVEVEFKCFPWARAMQQTQDGSIDITFPWSRNKEREKLFLYSSTVMLGQHVLFHLKSRSFPELNQKITLEGLSRYKVGGTIGYYYGPMMKQYDEQFGIERAVSDKNNLKKLVRGRIDLFIAEFMVGYYLISQLPDHTSALLTNIPVALTSRTLHLLVGKKGKNPDQVLSLFEKGLKAIRENGTEKKILEENVLPGMALPRVAK
- a CDS encoding ABC transporter substrate-binding protein; its protein translation is MIRPLALILCLLFSHISLSKTIFIIESYHSDYPWDISYMEGIRQELGADYRLERFHMNTKRLPESQYQQQADRAWARYQELQPDLVILADDNALKYLFRRLSSVQTPVVFLGINGNPNPIVLTAPNRNFTGILERPLFKHSAVALKALLKPRPKKLLILFDGGLTSKVAVSRIFAKKSKVEVSGISLELRLIRDFASWKKIVEHSKSDGYDAIIIGLYQTLVNSQGQHVPAQQVIHWTSKHTPLPLFSYWRFSVGPQKTAGGLVLSGKDQGRQAGIVTRQILEQGVQPKDVPPYPAERGQYIFSRSQMKQWNIRVPDKLQSQIEWVD
- the parS gene encoding type II RES/Xre toxin-antitoxin system antitoxin, which produces MQKRTFIPSKAVIPRLWRDVGLPAGHGLKLVMTINDGLSCDVLDRLSEAVGEPKEAIYKMTQLSKRTLARRLEQGVLKPDESDRVVRFIRVFDRATELFNGDRALAMNWLKEPARALGGKTPVELMTSESGAIEVFDLIGRIEHGVFS
- a CDS encoding RES family NAD+ phosphorylase, which encodes MKGYRIVKSEYLSSAWSGYGAELYGGRWNSKGHKAVYCATSISLAMLEILVHINSEALLNDYVLLEIELTEDDVMGLHSSDLPTSWNAEPATEETQELGDEWLQSQLSVALLVPSVVVPQEMNLLLNPLHPEFTGIIQKAARLPVLFDRRLKGN
- a CDS encoding DUF2158 domain-containing protein, which gives rise to MSSLKASQPLEYYQIKAWMRRDWPLPSWLCHFAVSDQDSQSLGQGVQVRLKQGGPIMVIVEDLRSSPALSSRNAYVECAWLDSTGQVCRDYFVTRQLTRIEDQPPGCLNF
- a CDS encoding CVNH domain-containing protein; this encodes MKPKMKHAAIAAALLSSISMAHASCVNGEFSSNVTIHNNTDYGMHFQFLHAYQMQGFSTGGYAQSFDVAAHESEYLTFWSQDGSSCTSYNQDDGAEFKITSTDNGADMGTLHLGATRNRLIASIYQPKGPFYFRFNNPELKDHVSSMTINFNKNLEKPTGSYANSCVNKSYDSSTGLLKASCKAPIEFYPYYIYIQSSITVDNHCGVSGAVVNRDGSLTCSDMQIKGSYANTCSDIKVTDHYLMSAWCQDADGVKHGTSLDYSTCPANDQVENNNGHLECR